The Mycobacteriales bacterium genome includes a window with the following:
- a CDS encoding PepSY domain-containing protein: protein MAALGGVAVATGTVPIGDDLDRPGSITVDERALPDNDAAERDALSALADVSKAEATAAAVKAVGGGEAVRAELEDEDGYVWEVVVRAGDGTGREVTVDAGDASILRSERADDDGDDRDDRSSLRAPGTVVVDERKLPENDAAELDALTAPAKIDQVAAGAAAVQSVGGGEAVRVELEEEGGFVVWDVLVRGGDGSWREVTVDAGDARILGTDLDGDDEDD, encoded by the coding sequence GTGGCCGCCTTGGGCGGTGTCGCTGTCGCCACGGGCACTGTCCCGATCGGTGACGACCTGGACCGCCCGGGCAGCATCACCGTCGATGAGCGGGCCCTCCCGGACAACGACGCCGCCGAGCGCGACGCGCTGTCGGCGCTCGCCGACGTCAGTAAGGCCGAGGCGACTGCCGCAGCCGTCAAGGCCGTCGGTGGCGGTGAGGCCGTGCGGGCCGAGCTGGAGGACGAGGACGGCTACGTCTGGGAGGTGGTCGTCCGCGCCGGTGACGGCACCGGCCGTGAGGTGACGGTCGATGCCGGCGACGCGAGCATCCTGCGGTCCGAGCGCGCCGACGATGACGGCGACGATCGCGACGACCGGTCCTCGCTGCGGGCGCCGGGCACTGTCGTCGTGGACGAGCGGAAGCTGCCCGAGAACGACGCAGCCGAGCTCGACGCGCTGACCGCCCCGGCCAAGATCGACCAGGTCGCAGCAGGTGCCGCCGCTGTCCAGTCCGTCGGCGGTGGCGAGGCAGTCCGGGTCGAGCTGGAGGAGGAAGGCGGCTTCGTCGTCTGGGATGTCCTGGTCCGAGGCGGGGACGGCAGCTGGCGCGAGGTGACAGTTGACGCCGGGGACGCCCGCATCCTGGGCACCGACCTCGACGGCGACGACGAGGACGACTAG
- a CDS encoding zf-TFIIB domain-containing protein — protein sequence MAVTTKERAGLCARCANMELTCPKCHGSMRTYERNGVHVDQCTECRGIFLDRGELEKLVDAENAWNASAAAPAAPAPAAGAPASAAAQQGGLGAMVGEVLQQARAAKSGHQQSSSHGRPYEQQYGKHPKRKKSFFEEFLG from the coding sequence GTGGCGGTCACGACCAAGGAACGGGCAGGGCTGTGTGCCCGTTGTGCGAACATGGAACTCACCTGTCCCAAGTGCCACGGCTCGATGCGCACCTATGAGCGCAACGGCGTCCATGTTGACCAGTGCACAGAGTGCCGCGGGATCTTCCTCGACCGCGGCGAGCTTGAGAAGCTCGTGGACGCCGAGAACGCCTGGAACGCCTCCGCCGCCGCGCCGGCTGCGCCTGCGCCTGCGGCAGGCGCACCCGCCTCGGCGGCGGCGCAGCAGGGCGGACTCGGCGCGATGGTTGGCGAGGTGCTGCAACAGGCACGCGCCGCGAAGAGCGGGCACCAGCAGTCGTCGTCGCACGGCCGGCCCTACGAGCAGCAGTACGGGAAGCACCCGAAGCGCAAGAAGTCCTTCTTCGAGGAGTTCCTCGGCTAG
- a CDS encoding type II toxin-antitoxin system RelE/ParE family toxin, whose translation MKAEGDRYTLRVSPTARRQLAEVLPEAVAMAAHEFIVGPLLSNPHRMGKRLRPPLEDRHSARRGTYRVIYRINDEQQSVTVVDVAHRLDAYRRRS comes from the coding sequence GTGAAGGCCGAGGGCGACCGCTACACGCTCCGGGTCAGCCCGACGGCCCGCCGTCAGCTCGCCGAGGTCCTGCCGGAGGCGGTCGCGATGGCTGCGCACGAGTTCATCGTGGGACCGCTGCTGAGCAACCCGCACCGGATGGGCAAGCGGCTCCGGCCCCCGTTGGAGGACCGGCACAGCGCCCGGCGCGGCACCTACCGCGTGATCTACCGGATCAACGACGAGCAGCAGAGCGTCACGGTCGTCGATGTCGCGCACCGCCTCGATGCGTACCGCAGGAGGTCGTAG
- a CDS encoding type II toxin-antitoxin system RelE/ParE family toxin — MSERIRSLRWTPTAQRDLRRLPEKIATAVVEFVYGSLADNPERVGRELQLELAGCHAARRGDYRVIYRIDRPAGVVLIVHVDHRTDVYR; from the coding sequence GTGAGCGAGCGCATCCGCTCGCTTCGTTGGACGCCGACGGCTCAGCGGGATCTCCGGCGACTGCCCGAGAAGATCGCAACCGCCGTGGTCGAGTTCGTCTACGGATCCCTCGCCGACAACCCCGAACGGGTGGGCCGCGAGCTTCAGCTGGAGCTCGCCGGGTGTCATGCGGCACGCCGCGGCGACTATCGCGTCATCTACCGGATCGATCGTCCTGCAGGTGTGGTCCTGATCGTGCACGTCGACCACCGCACCGACGTCTACCGGTAG
- a CDS encoding WhiB family transcriptional regulator, whose product MLAPTAASAEPTAHPIAGSTEPTAHPTAAPGTRCGTDADLPCWTADPDLWFAEAPGDVEDAKALCLPCPLREACLAGALDRREPWGVWGGQLVVAGVVVPRKRPRGRPRKADVAA is encoded by the coding sequence ATGCTCGCCCCGACCGCCGCTTCTGCGGAGCCGACCGCCCACCCCATCGCCGGTTCTACGGAGCCGACCGCCCACCCGACCGCCGCTCCGGGAACCCGCTGCGGCACCGACGCGGACCTGCCGTGCTGGACCGCCGACCCGGACCTGTGGTTCGCCGAGGCACCCGGCGACGTGGAAGACGCGAAGGCGCTGTGCCTGCCGTGCCCGCTGCGCGAGGCGTGCCTGGCCGGTGCGCTCGACCGGCGTGAGCCGTGGGGCGTGTGGGGCGGCCAGTTGGTCGTGGCCGGCGTCGTCGTCCCGCGCAAGCGCCCCCGCGGCCGGCCCCGCAAGGCCGACGTGGCCGCGTAG
- a CDS encoding response regulator transcription factor has translation MRVLVVEDNVRMLDVLRRGLTEAGHVVDVAADGHDGLGFATASSYDAIVLDVMLPGMDGFEVCRTLRQRAVWTPVIMLTARDAVADRVAGLDHGADDYLVKPFAFTELLGRLRALQRRGTPPRPAVLQCGPLSLDSATRVVMVSAEIVELSSREFTLLEFLLRNPNHVLSRARIIEGVWGHDYDGLSNIVDVYIKYVRDKIDRRYDLDLVQTVRGAGYRLVCPAAER, from the coding sequence ATGCGAGTGCTGGTCGTGGAGGACAACGTCAGGATGCTCGACGTGCTCCGTCGGGGACTGACGGAGGCAGGTCACGTGGTCGATGTGGCCGCCGACGGCCATGACGGGCTCGGCTTCGCCACCGCAAGCTCGTACGACGCGATCGTGCTGGACGTGATGCTGCCCGGCATGGACGGCTTCGAGGTCTGCCGCACCCTGCGGCAACGAGCCGTGTGGACACCGGTGATCATGCTCACCGCACGTGACGCAGTCGCCGACCGGGTCGCCGGGCTGGACCACGGCGCCGATGACTACCTGGTCAAGCCGTTCGCGTTCACCGAACTGCTCGGCCGCCTCCGCGCGCTGCAACGGCGCGGCACCCCGCCCCGCCCGGCAGTGCTGCAGTGCGGGCCGCTGTCGCTGGATTCAGCCACACGGGTCGTCATGGTCAGTGCCGAGATCGTCGAGCTGTCGAGCCGTGAGTTCACCCTGCTGGAGTTCCTGCTTCGCAACCCCAACCACGTCCTGTCCCGGGCCCGGATCATCGAAGGCGTCTGGGGCCACGACTACGACGGCCTCTCCAACATCGTCGACGTGTACATCAAGTACGTCCGGGACAAGATCGACCGCCGGTACGACCTCGACCTGGTGCAGACGGTCCGCGGAGCCGGGTACCGCCTCGTCTGCCCCGCGGCGGAGCGCTGA
- a CDS encoding type II toxin-antitoxin system Phd/YefM family antitoxin has protein sequence MTTMSLAEAKARLSDVVSRVSGQHERVTVTVYGRPSAVLIAPEDLESLEETLAILSDPDTMRRLAASDDELAAGEQGSEADLAAAMRQRGRRPVA, from the coding sequence ATGACGACGATGTCTCTGGCCGAGGCGAAGGCGCGCCTGTCCGACGTCGTGAGTCGCGTCAGCGGGCAGCATGAGCGCGTCACGGTGACCGTGTACGGGCGGCCTTCCGCCGTCTTGATCGCCCCCGAGGACCTCGAGTCGCTCGAGGAGACGCTGGCGATCCTGTCGGATCCGGACACGATGCGCCGGCTTGCCGCCTCCGACGACGAGCTGGCGGCGGGTGAGCAAGGATCTGAGGCCGATCTGGCGGCCGCCATGAGGCAACGGGGTCGCCGGCCCGTCGCGTGA
- a CDS encoding ATP-binding protein, with the protein MVFRLPISVRLALLFAASLAALLALLGLVVYQQLGAGLRSGLDQQLVDAAGALPPRLNDAALKGPGEDDELAGVEISDRLIQIVDERGQVTEASDELDDDPPLLDPASLTQIRSGTTVLTTIAEDEDDQLRVLGVPYGDPGTVAILAAELDEVDDAQQALLAVYGPLSVLGTVLAGALGYVLARRSLMPLRRMTAEAEAIGGSDLTRRLSPPARLDEIGRLTRTLNGMLGRLESALNRERSFAADASHELRTPLAILRAEVELARDRIKNPTARASLDTALAEAARLGELVDDLLLLARADAGHLADHRPIDLDELVEAVTSRFSTLATRRGVHLTFTGVAVVRGSFAGLERAVGNLVDNALRHTPEGGTVGIEVRPTTDGADIVVQDTGPGVPEDQLPGLFDRFSRLDSARHEPGGAGLGLAIVAAVAAAHSGTVTAANKPTQGLAVTLTLRG; encoded by the coding sequence ATGGTCTTTCGCCTGCCGATCAGCGTACGGCTGGCCTTGCTGTTCGCCGCCTCCCTCGCAGCGCTGCTCGCACTGCTCGGCCTGGTCGTCTACCAGCAGCTCGGCGCCGGACTGCGCTCCGGGCTCGACCAGCAGCTCGTCGACGCCGCAGGCGCCTTGCCGCCACGCCTGAACGACGCCGCGCTCAAGGGACCCGGCGAGGACGACGAGCTCGCCGGAGTGGAGATCAGCGACCGCCTCATCCAGATCGTCGACGAGCGCGGACAGGTGACCGAGGCCAGCGATGAGCTCGACGACGACCCGCCCCTGCTGGACCCCGCATCGCTGACGCAGATTCGCAGCGGCACGACTGTGCTGACCACGATCGCCGAGGACGAGGACGATCAGCTTCGCGTGCTGGGCGTCCCGTACGGCGACCCCGGGACGGTCGCGATCCTGGCCGCGGAGCTCGACGAGGTCGACGACGCCCAGCAGGCGCTGCTGGCGGTGTACGGACCGCTGAGCGTGCTCGGCACCGTCCTTGCCGGCGCGCTCGGGTACGTCCTCGCCCGTCGCAGCCTCATGCCGCTGCGTCGCATGACGGCTGAGGCAGAGGCGATCGGCGGCTCGGACCTGACACGACGGCTGTCACCGCCAGCCCGGTTGGACGAGATCGGCCGGCTCACCCGCACCCTGAACGGGATGCTCGGCCGGCTCGAATCAGCGCTGAATCGTGAACGCAGCTTCGCCGCTGACGCCAGCCACGAGCTGCGCACCCCGCTGGCGATCCTGCGCGCCGAGGTTGAACTGGCCCGCGACCGGATCAAGAACCCCACGGCACGCGCTTCGCTCGACACGGCGCTGGCGGAGGCAGCCCGGCTCGGCGAGCTCGTTGACGACCTCCTGCTTCTGGCCCGAGCCGACGCGGGTCACCTGGCCGATCACCGACCGATCGACCTTGACGAGCTGGTCGAGGCCGTCACCTCGCGCTTCAGCACGCTCGCCACCCGCCGCGGCGTGCACCTCACGTTCACGGGGGTCGCCGTCGTGCGCGGCAGCTTCGCCGGCCTAGAACGAGCAGTGGGCAACCTGGTCGACAACGCCCTGCGGCACACCCCGGAGGGAGGAACCGTCGGCATCGAGGTTCGGCCCACGACCGACGGCGCCGACATCGTCGTGCAGGACACCGGTCCCGGCGTCCCCGAGGACCAACTGCCCGGGCTCTTTGACCGCTTCAGCCGGCTCGACAGCGCCCGGCACGAACCCGGCGGAGCAGGACTAGGACTCGCAATCGTCGCCGCAGTCGCCGCCGCGCACTCCGGCACGGTGACCGCCGCCAACAAACCTACCCAGGGCCTGGCAGTCACCCTGACCCTGCGGGGATGA
- a CDS encoding alkaline phosphatase family protein, which translates to MPLPSRNLAADVVVRTGPTTPALRDQALDVLLDPALAPVVDLVCWSENGLVHVADSCGHVTLAADGTALLLAGRDPVADQDPYGESGYPFAAVRLHSLFAEPRAPDLAVVHTGAHCWTERGGHLGEHGSLNALQSRAPLLLSGHGVQVRGVIDGVARTVDVGATLARLAGADCDDMDGVPVELVAPGATYVVGLLWDGAPHAELLALAQDGTLPNVARLLARGCALRGGAIAEFPSVTLVNHTCALTGLGPGRHGIVNNAFFDRLAGEQVVPNASSSWHRAMDWLRPGVRTVFERLPADARSACINDPVDSGATYSTFALMREAGRTGAGSLADVLPAAADDVHATQEHVAANPDYAWGTQVDAIGLTQMLDQWREGEPPRLTWWNTTLTDSGHHAGGPASPIARASLVDADRRLGVWLDLVEQRGLLEDVVVLLTADHGMEAADPTCTGDWDDALTAAGVPFRDEAYGFLYLG; encoded by the coding sequence GTGCCCCTGCCCTCGCGGAACCTGGCTGCCGACGTGGTCGTGCGCACGGGACCGACCACGCCCGCCCTTCGCGACCAGGCGCTGGACGTGCTCCTCGATCCCGCGCTGGCTCCTGTCGTCGACCTCGTCTGCTGGTCGGAGAACGGGCTGGTGCACGTCGCCGACAGCTGCGGTCACGTCACGCTGGCGGCGGACGGGACGGCGCTGCTGCTGGCCGGCCGGGACCCGGTCGCCGACCAGGACCCTTACGGCGAGTCGGGCTACCCCTTCGCCGCCGTCCGGCTGCACTCGCTGTTCGCTGAGCCGCGGGCGCCGGATCTTGCCGTCGTGCACACCGGCGCGCACTGCTGGACGGAGCGGGGCGGACATCTGGGCGAGCACGGCTCCCTCAACGCGCTGCAGTCACGGGCTCCGCTGCTGCTGTCGGGTCATGGTGTCCAGGTCCGCGGCGTCATCGACGGGGTGGCCCGTACGGTCGACGTCGGTGCGACGCTGGCCCGTCTGGCGGGGGCCGACTGCGACGACATGGACGGTGTGCCGGTCGAGCTGGTGGCGCCCGGAGCCACATACGTCGTCGGTCTGCTGTGGGACGGCGCGCCGCACGCTGAGCTGCTCGCCCTGGCGCAGGACGGGACGCTGCCCAACGTCGCGCGGCTGCTCGCCCGCGGCTGCGCTCTGCGCGGCGGCGCGATCGCGGAGTTCCCGAGCGTGACCCTGGTGAACCACACCTGCGCCCTGACCGGCCTCGGCCCTGGCCGGCACGGCATCGTGAACAACGCCTTCTTCGACCGGCTCGCCGGCGAACAGGTCGTCCCGAATGCCTCGTCGTCCTGGCACCGCGCGATGGACTGGCTGCGTCCGGGCGTGCGCACGGTGTTCGAGCGGCTGCCCGCGGACGCGCGCAGCGCCTGCATCAACGACCCGGTCGACAGCGGGGCGACGTACTCGACGTTCGCGCTGATGCGCGAGGCCGGCCGGACCGGAGCCGGGTCGCTGGCGGACGTGTTGCCGGCCGCGGCCGACGACGTGCACGCGACCCAGGAGCACGTCGCGGCGAACCCCGACTACGCCTGGGGGACCCAGGTCGACGCCATCGGGCTCACGCAGATGCTCGACCAGTGGCGCGAGGGCGAGCCGCCGCGCCTCACCTGGTGGAACACCACGCTCACCGACTCGGGCCACCACGCCGGCGGACCCGCCTCGCCCATCGCCCGGGCCTCGCTCGTCGACGCGGACCGACGGCTGGGAGTCTGGCTCGACCTGGTGGAGCAGCGGGGGCTGCTGGAGGACGTGGTGGTGCTACTGACAGCGGACCACGGTATGGAGGCCGCGGACCCCACCTGCACCGGCGACTGGGACGACGCGCTCACCGCCGCCGGGGTGCCGTTCCGGGACGAGGCGTACGGCTTCCTCTACCTGGGGTGA
- a CDS encoding ATP-binding protein: MRALTNPYTPNAGAEPQAVVGRDDQLAWFDLLLARIERGRTEQSMLITGLRGVGKTVLLGQFRTKALEHDWVVVELEVSKHDETEFRRAVSARLRTALLELSPRARWTDRFRHAAAVLKSFTITVDASGTVSAGLDVEAAEGFADHADLSMDLTDVFVALGEAAREQERGIVLLFDEIQFLNRAQLEALIQALHKMVQRKLPITLVGAGLPQIAELAGDAKSYAERLFKFPEIGVLSPGDAEQALVLPAAEEDVTYTQQALSTAVAITGGYPYFVQELGYAVWTVAAGPEISAADVRAAEPAYEAKLDASFFRVRLDRATDLQRAYLRAMAQLGPTAQKASDVAEVMGRTSTNLGPTRAELINMGLLYTPQHAYAAFTVPHFDRFLLRAVPVLDVPPHKPRRPRT; the protein is encoded by the coding sequence GTGCGCGCGCTGACGAACCCGTACACGCCCAACGCAGGGGCGGAACCTCAGGCAGTTGTCGGCCGTGACGACCAGCTCGCATGGTTCGACCTGCTGCTCGCGAGGATCGAGCGCGGCCGCACCGAGCAGTCGATGCTCATCACCGGCCTGCGGGGCGTAGGCAAGACCGTGTTGCTCGGCCAGTTCCGGACGAAGGCCTTGGAACATGACTGGGTGGTCGTCGAACTGGAGGTGAGCAAGCACGACGAGACGGAGTTCCGCCGGGCAGTTTCCGCACGCTTGCGCACAGCCCTGCTCGAGCTGTCCCCGAGGGCGCGCTGGACCGACCGTTTCCGGCATGCGGCGGCGGTCCTCAAGTCCTTCACGATCACGGTGGACGCATCCGGCACTGTTTCGGCAGGCCTCGACGTCGAGGCGGCCGAGGGCTTCGCCGACCACGCCGACCTCTCGATGGACCTGACCGACGTCTTCGTCGCCCTCGGGGAAGCGGCGCGCGAGCAGGAGCGCGGGATCGTCCTGCTCTTCGACGAGATCCAGTTCCTCAACCGGGCTCAGCTGGAGGCGCTCATACAGGCTCTTCACAAGATGGTGCAGCGGAAGTTGCCGATCACACTCGTCGGAGCAGGGCTGCCGCAGATCGCCGAGCTGGCGGGGGACGCCAAGTCGTACGCGGAGCGATTGTTCAAGTTCCCCGAGATCGGCGTCTTGTCGCCGGGCGACGCAGAGCAAGCCCTTGTGCTCCCCGCCGCCGAGGAGGACGTCACCTACACCCAGCAGGCCCTGTCCACCGCCGTCGCCATCACGGGCGGGTACCCGTACTTCGTCCAGGAACTCGGCTACGCCGTCTGGACCGTTGCAGCCGGTCCGGAGATCAGCGCGGCCGACGTCCGTGCCGCCGAACCGGCGTACGAGGCCAAGCTCGACGCCTCCTTCTTCCGAGTGCGGCTGGATCGAGCCACGGACCTGCAGCGCGCCTACCTCAGAGCCATGGCGCAATTGGGGCCGACGGCGCAGAAGGCGTCGGACGTCGCTGAGGTCATGGGACGGACGTCGACGAACTTAGGACCTACGCGAGCGGAGTTGATCAACATGGGGCTGCTCTATACGCCCCAACACGCCTACGCGGCCTTCACTGTTCCGCACTTCGACCGCTTCCTCCTGCGCGCCGTACCCGTTCTCGACGTACCGCCACACAAGCCCCGTCGCCCGCGAACCTGA